In one window of Penaeus monodon isolate SGIC_2016 chromosome 36, NSTDA_Pmon_1, whole genome shotgun sequence DNA:
- the LOC119595738 gene encoding dipeptidase 1-like translates to MAGVDHVGLGAGYDGINRTAAGLEDVSKYPELFAELLRDETWSLQDLKKLAGVNLLRVFREVEQVQEALEGETPSEDIIPIHDIDAYWPCRYKFANVDLERSRR, encoded by the exons ATGGCCGGTGTCGACCACGTGGGCCTCGGGGCTGGTTACGATGGCATAAACAG AACGGCAGCGGGCCTCGAGGACGTGTCCAAGTACCCTGAGCTATTCGCCGAACTCCTCCGCGACGAAACGTGGTCTCTGCAGGACCTGAAGAAGCTCGCGGGAGTCAATCTGCTGCGCGTGTTTCGGGAAGTGGAACAG GTGCAAGAGGCTCTGGAGGGGGAGACGCCCTCGGAAGACATTATCCCCATCCACGACATCGACGCCTACTGGCCCTGCAGGTACAAGTTCGCCAACGTCGACCTGGAGCGCTCGAGGAGGTAA